In Bacteroidota bacterium, a single window of DNA contains:
- a CDS encoding M28 family peptidase, translating into MKKSRAIVILCFAELLFIPNILSAKDPNSAGLNGMKAITPERLRAQLTLIASDEFEGRETSYRGQKLAALYIASQFEQMGLRPAGDSGTFFQHFPVVHIKIDTNSYLRTSTTSGMKEWKSFGRDFFPHSSGRDTTISGDVEFAGYGIDSRILSYSDYDAAKNYAGKIVLILRGMPREEDSTGIFARNRSEASPMAKRIYAQRNGASAVMIVEDINGRTMKEAFDERRDEFMRGSITIPQRVRGSMPTFSISKRIADELLRSSGRTINDLQHEIDSAQKPRSFSVIGSRATLSLMIRHENVSSENVIGVLPGSDSLLKNEYVVFSAHHDHLGKNSATGEIYNGADDDGSGTCALLEIAHAFASMEPPPPRSLLFLSVAGEEKGLLGSLYYTEHSTVPLEKTVTDLNIDMIGRYDPEHEQTGDTNYVYLIGSDKLSSELDSIGKKANDESVQLHLDYTYDDETEPHQYYRRSDHYNFARKNIPIIFYFDGEHADYHQPTDRVEKINFTILTKRSQLVFYTGWKLAISPNRPRVDKGDFTPSPSGKR; encoded by the coding sequence ATGAAGAAATCTCGCGCGATTGTTATCCTCTGCTTCGCTGAATTGCTCTTCATTCCGAATATCCTTTCTGCTAAAGATCCGAACTCCGCCGGCCTTAATGGAATGAAAGCGATCACGCCCGAACGGCTCCGTGCGCAACTTACGCTGATTGCTTCGGACGAATTTGAAGGGCGCGAGACATCCTACCGGGGACAAAAACTCGCGGCCCTCTATATTGCATCTCAATTCGAGCAGATGGGTTTGCGGCCGGCCGGAGACAGCGGAACGTTTTTTCAACATTTTCCAGTTGTTCATATCAAAATCGACACAAACAGTTATCTAAGAACGTCGACTACGTCGGGGATGAAAGAATGGAAATCGTTCGGACGAGATTTTTTTCCGCATTCTTCAGGGCGCGATACGACGATTTCCGGAGATGTCGAATTCGCAGGCTACGGCATCGATTCCAGAATTCTGAGCTACAGTGACTACGATGCGGCAAAAAATTATGCGGGGAAAATAGTTCTCATTCTTCGGGGAATGCCCCGTGAAGAAGATTCAACCGGCATTTTTGCCCGTAATAGATCCGAAGCCTCGCCTATGGCGAAAAGAATTTACGCGCAGCGGAATGGGGCCTCCGCCGTTATGATCGTCGAAGATATCAACGGAAGAACCATGAAAGAGGCCTTCGACGAGCGTCGCGATGAATTCATGCGCGGGTCAATCACGATCCCCCAGCGGGTGAGGGGTTCGATGCCGACATTTTCCATCAGCAAACGGATCGCTGATGAATTACTCCGTTCATCGGGCAGGACGATCAATGATCTGCAGCACGAGATCGATTCAGCGCAAAAGCCCAGATCCTTTTCTGTCATCGGATCCCGCGCGACTCTTTCGCTGATGATCCGTCACGAAAACGTGTCATCAGAAAATGTCATCGGGGTTCTCCCCGGTTCCGATTCTTTGCTGAAAAACGAATATGTGGTTTTCTCTGCTCACCATGATCACCTCGGCAAAAACAGCGCGACAGGCGAAATCTATAACGGCGCTGATGACGACGGCTCCGGGACTTGCGCCCTCCTTGAGATCGCCCATGCGTTCGCGTCAATGGAACCTCCCCCTCCGCGAAGTCTTCTTTTCCTTTCAGTCGCCGGGGAAGAGAAGGGGCTCCTCGGCTCGCTGTATTACACCGAACATTCTACGGTGCCGCTTGAAAAAACGGTTACAGACCTGAACATCGACATGATCGGCAGGTACGACCCGGAACACGAACAGACCGGCGACACAAACTATGTATACCTTATCGGCTCCGACAAACTGAGCAGCGAGCTGGATTCCATAGGCAAGAAAGCCAACGACGAAAGCGTCCAGCTCCACCTCGACTACACCTACGACGACGAAACCGAACCGCATCAGTATTACCGGCGAAGCGACCACTATAATTTTGCCCGCAAGAATATTCCGATCATCTTCTACTTCGACGGAGAACATGCGGATTATCATCAGCCCACGGACAGGGTTGAGAAGATTAACTTTACCATTCTGACGAAACGGTCACAGTTGGTGTTCTATACGGGATGGAAGCTTGCCATCAGTCCAAATCGTCCCCGGGTCGATAAAGGCGATTTCACTCCGTCCCCTTCCGGTAAAAGATGA
- a CDS encoding biotin--[acetyl-CoA-carboxylase] ligase codes for MISEHDIRRSLHTKFFGGTIYTFDSIDSTNTFARSLKENDRPDGTLIVADEQTAGKGRQGRRWSSQKGMNLLFSVITRPLFVQEKIRVLPFGASLAVADAIEQKTKIKVDCKWPNDVLIDGGKVAGMLIETTTQDDAMNVILGIGVNVNQTEFADDIKTKATSLKLHSRQEIDRVQLLCAILEELEHRFEQLRHFSPQIVLDEWKRRTTMLGAEITLVEHQSSIRVRAKDVAPSGALIIEELNGRRREVFAGDVSILQ; via the coding sequence ATGATCTCGGAACACGACATACGAAGATCCCTGCACACTAAGTTTTTCGGCGGTACGATCTACACGTTCGACTCGATCGATTCGACGAATACCTTTGCCCGGTCGTTAAAGGAAAATGACCGTCCCGATGGAACGCTGATCGTCGCCGACGAACAAACAGCGGGTAAGGGACGTCAAGGACGACGGTGGAGTTCTCAAAAAGGAATGAATTTGCTATTTTCCGTCATCACCCGTCCCCTTTTTGTTCAGGAGAAAATCAGGGTGCTCCCTTTCGGTGCGTCGTTAGCCGTAGCGGACGCGATCGAACAAAAAACAAAGATCAAAGTTGATTGCAAATGGCCCAACGATGTGTTGATCGATGGCGGAAAGGTCGCGGGGATGTTGATCGAAACCACGACCCAAGACGACGCCATGAACGTGATCCTCGGCATCGGCGTCAATGTCAATCAAACAGAGTTTGCCGACGATATTAAAACGAAGGCTACTTCGCTGAAACTACACTCACGTCAAGAAATTGACCGTGTTCAATTGTTGTGCGCCATACTGGAAGAACTGGAACATCGGTTCGAGCAACTTCGGCATTTTTCGCCGCAGATCGTTCTTGACGAATGGAAACGCCGCACCACGATGTTGGGGGCCGAAATAACGCTGGTCGAGCATCAATCATCGATCCGGGTGAGGGCGAAAGATGTGGCCCCCAGCGGCGCGCTGATCATTGAAGAATTGAACGGAAGGCGCCGGGAGGTGTTTGCCGGCGATGTTTCGATCCTTCAATAA
- the dnaK gene encoding molecular chaperone DnaK — MAGKIIGIDLGTTNSVVAVMEGNDPVVIANSEGMRTTPSVVAFAKNGERLVGQPAKRQAVTNSQNTVFSIKRFMGRFMNEVSEEMKLVPYKVVTGDNNTARVQIGDRVYSPPEISAMILQKMKQTAEDYLGQKVTEAVITVPAYFNDAQRQATKEAGEIAGLTVRRIINEPTAAALAYGLDKKHKDSKVAVFDLGGGTFDISVLELGEGVFEVKSTNGDTHLGGDNFDQRLVDYVAEEFKKSDGIDLRKDPMALQRLREASEKAKMELSQLNQTEINLPFITATAEGPKHLNLNLTRAKFEQLVDDLIKKCIPPVERALKDANLQPGQIDEVILVGGMTRVPRVQQLVKEIFGKEGHKGVNPDEVVAVGAAIQGGVLAGDVTDVLLLDITPLSLGIETLGGVMTKLIDANTTIPTRKSEVFSTASDSQTSVEIHVLQGERPMANDNRTLGKFHLDGIPPAPRGVPQIEVTFDIDANGMLHVLAKDKATNKEQSIRITSSSGLSKEEVEKMKKDAQAHSAEDVKRKEEIDLKNQADNLVFSTRKQVKDLGEKMDGETKSKLESAATALEDAIKANNGADIKAKMDALNAVWNEASTKMYEAAKQAGPQPGAQAGPQQGPGSGQQSSSEKKDDKKVENADFEVVDDK; from the coding sequence ATGGCAGGAAAAATTATCGGCATTGACCTTGGAACGACAAATTCAGTTGTCGCGGTCATGGAAGGCAACGACCCGGTGGTGATCGCAAACTCGGAAGGAATGCGTACGACTCCGTCTGTCGTCGCCTTTGCGAAGAATGGCGAACGGCTGGTCGGCCAGCCTGCGAAACGCCAGGCGGTGACCAATTCGCAGAATACAGTTTTCTCGATCAAACGGTTCATGGGAAGGTTCATGAACGAAGTGAGCGAGGAGATGAAGCTCGTTCCTTATAAAGTCGTTACGGGAGACAATAACACCGCGCGCGTGCAGATCGGCGACCGCGTCTATTCGCCCCCTGAAATTTCCGCGATGATCCTTCAGAAGATGAAACAGACCGCAGAAGATTATTTGGGGCAGAAAGTCACTGAAGCGGTCATTACCGTTCCGGCGTATTTCAACGATGCACAGCGCCAGGCAACGAAAGAGGCAGGTGAGATTGCGGGGCTTACGGTCAGGCGGATTATCAACGAACCGACCGCGGCAGCCCTAGCGTACGGATTAGACAAGAAACATAAGGATTCTAAGGTTGCAGTATTCGACCTTGGCGGCGGAACCTTCGACATTTCCGTGCTCGAACTCGGCGAAGGTGTTTTCGAGGTGAAGTCGACCAATGGCGATACGCACCTTGGCGGAGACAACTTCGACCAACGGCTTGTGGATTATGTCGCCGAAGAATTCAAAAAGAGCGACGGCATTGATCTTCGGAAAGATCCGATGGCGCTGCAGCGTTTGCGTGAAGCGTCAGAAAAAGCGAAGATGGAGCTTTCACAGCTGAACCAGACCGAGATCAACCTTCCATTCATCACCGCAACGGCTGAAGGTCCGAAGCACTTGAATCTGAATCTTACACGGGCAAAGTTCGAGCAGCTCGTTGACGACTTGATCAAGAAATGTATTCCGCCGGTTGAACGGGCGCTGAAAGATGCAAACCTGCAGCCGGGCCAGATCGATGAGGTGATCCTTGTCGGCGGCATGACGCGTGTCCCGCGGGTTCAGCAGCTGGTGAAAGAGATCTTTGGTAAAGAAGGGCACAAAGGAGTGAACCCGGATGAAGTGGTCGCAGTCGGTGCAGCTATTCAAGGGGGTGTTCTCGCAGGCGACGTGACCGATGTATTGCTGCTCGATATTACCCCGCTGTCGCTCGGTATTGAAACGCTCGGCGGAGTGATGACCAAGTTGATCGACGCCAACACCACTATTCCGACGCGCAAGAGCGAAGTGTTCAGTACGGCATCGGACAGCCAGACGTCCGTTGAGATTCACGTCCTGCAGGGCGAACGTCCGATGGCGAACGACAACCGCACGCTGGGAAAATTTCATCTCGACGGAATCCCGCCGGCACCGCGCGGCGTTCCTCAGATCGAAGTGACGTTCGACATCGACGCAAACGGAATGCTGCATGTTCTCGCAAAAGACAAAGCGACAAATAAGGAACAGAGCATCCGCATTACATCTTCGTCGGGATTAAGCAAGGAAGAAGTGGAGAAGATGAAAAAGGACGCGCAAGCCCATTCTGCGGAAGACGTGAAACGGAAGGAAGAGATCGATCTGAAGAACCAAGCCGACAATCTTGTCTTCTCAACCAGGAAGCAGGTGAAAGACCTCGGAGAGAAGATGGACGGCGAGACGAAGTCGAAACTCGAATCCGCGGCGACGGCTCTCGAAGATGCGATCAAAGCCAACAACGGTGCGGACATCAAGGCGAAGATGGATGCCTTGAACGCGGTGTGGAACGAAGCGTCCACGAAGATGTACGAAGCGGCGAAACAAGCCGGACCTCAACCGGGAGCCCAGGCAGGGCCGCAACAAGGGCCGGGGTCGGGCCAGCAATCTTCCTCTGAGAAAAAGGACGACAAGAAGGTGGAAAATGCAGACTTCGAAGTTGTCGATGATAAATAA
- the clpB gene encoding ATP-dependent chaperone ClpB: MNFNKFTIKSQEAVQNAQEIASSYGNQSIDPEHLLAALVQDSQGIVIPILQKLGTNINYVKIKVAEAIERLPKVQGSSQQHVSGELQKVFEEAQKEAENLKDEFVSTEHLLLALLNQKHNGATKLLVDQGVTKENVLKALKEVRGTQRVTDQNPEDKFQPLEKFGRDLNELARKGKLDPVIGREDEIRRVLQVLSRRTKNNPVLIGEPGVGKTAIAEGLAHRMIQGDVPENLKSKRIVALDMAAMIAGASFRGQFEERMKAVLKEVEESNGNIILFIDELHTLVGAGAAQGAVDASNMLKPALARGDLRAIGATTLDEYRKYIEKDPALERRFQPILIDEPNVEDTISILRGLSDRYEVHHGVRITDAAIVAAAQLSHRYISDRFLPDKAIDLIDEAAAKLRIEIDSMPEELDVVERKIKQLEIEMEAVKRELTAEYADESDRASIAGHLQSIKRDLAELNQKRNELKAHWQVEKEQIQSIRSMKAEIERVRIEADAKEREGDLGKVAELRYGVLANLDKKIKTATAKLADVQKDQKMLKEEVDAEDIAEIVSKWTGIPVTRMLESERAKLLHLEERIHERMVNQEEAVGAVADAIRRSRAGLQDEKRPIGSFIFLGTTGVGKTELARSLAEVLFNDEEAIVRIDMSEYMEKFSVSRLIGAPPGYVGYEEGGQLTEAVRRRPYSVILLDEIEKAHPEVFNVLLQLLDDGRLTDSKGRTVNFKNTVVIMTSNLGSQLIQQKISGSETDEDWANIHGELRAELFEMLRQSIRPEFLNRVDEIILFKPLSRNDIKKVVDLQLHRVAGLLAKKEMKLSVSEEAKEWLAKLGYDPSYGARPLKRVIQKHIVNVLSERILAGDFSDRDNVEIVLDREGVIGFRKLKESA; the protein is encoded by the coding sequence ATGAACTTTAACAAATTTACGATCAAGTCGCAGGAAGCGGTTCAGAACGCTCAGGAAATCGCGTCTAGCTATGGCAATCAGTCGATCGATCCCGAACACCTGCTCGCCGCCCTCGTGCAGGATTCGCAGGGGATTGTGATCCCCATTCTTCAAAAACTCGGGACGAACATCAATTACGTGAAGATCAAGGTCGCAGAGGCGATCGAAAGACTGCCGAAGGTACAGGGATCCAGCCAGCAGCATGTTTCCGGGGAACTGCAGAAAGTTTTCGAGGAGGCGCAGAAGGAAGCGGAGAATCTAAAGGACGAATTCGTCAGCACAGAGCATCTTCTTCTTGCGCTGCTCAACCAGAAACACAATGGGGCGACAAAGCTCCTCGTTGACCAGGGGGTGACAAAAGAAAATGTCCTGAAGGCGTTGAAGGAAGTGCGGGGCACGCAGCGCGTGACCGACCAGAATCCGGAGGATAAATTTCAGCCGCTTGAGAAGTTCGGCCGGGACCTCAATGAGCTTGCACGAAAGGGAAAGCTCGACCCGGTCATCGGACGGGAAGACGAAATTCGCAGGGTGCTTCAGGTGCTCTCGAGAAGGACCAAAAATAATCCGGTTCTCATCGGAGAACCGGGCGTCGGAAAAACCGCGATCGCCGAAGGGCTTGCTCATCGGATGATCCAGGGAGATGTCCCGGAAAATCTCAAATCGAAGCGGATTGTCGCGCTTGATATGGCTGCGATGATTGCCGGGGCGAGCTTCCGCGGGCAATTTGAAGAGCGAATGAAAGCGGTCCTCAAAGAAGTCGAAGAATCCAACGGTAACATCATTCTTTTTATCGACGAACTGCACACGCTTGTCGGAGCCGGCGCGGCGCAGGGGGCCGTCGACGCTTCGAACATGCTCAAGCCAGCGTTAGCGCGCGGCGATTTGCGTGCTATCGGTGCAACGACGCTCGATGAGTACCGGAAATATATCGAAAAAGATCCTGCCCTGGAACGCCGGTTCCAGCCGATCTTGATCGATGAGCCGAATGTAGAAGACACGATCTCCATTCTTCGAGGACTGAGCGACCGGTACGAAGTCCATCACGGTGTTCGAATCACCGATGCGGCGATCGTTGCGGCCGCTCAACTCAGCCACCGGTATATCTCGGACAGATTCTTGCCCGACAAGGCGATCGACCTGATCGACGAGGCGGCGGCAAAGCTGCGGATAGAGATCGATTCGATGCCGGAAGAACTTGACGTCGTCGAACGAAAGATAAAACAGCTCGAAATCGAGATGGAAGCCGTCAAACGGGAACTGACCGCAGAGTATGCGGACGAATCGGACAGAGCTTCGATCGCGGGCCATCTCCAGTCGATCAAGCGCGACCTTGCCGAGTTGAACCAAAAACGGAATGAGTTGAAAGCTCATTGGCAGGTCGAGAAAGAGCAGATCCAGTCGATCCGTTCGATGAAAGCGGAGATCGAACGCGTCCGCATCGAAGCCGATGCAAAGGAACGCGAGGGAGACCTGGGAAAGGTTGCAGAACTGCGCTACGGGGTCCTTGCAAACCTCGACAAAAAGATAAAAACCGCCACCGCAAAACTCGCTGATGTCCAAAAAGACCAGAAGATGCTGAAAGAAGAGGTCGATGCCGAGGACATTGCGGAAATTGTTTCCAAGTGGACCGGCATTCCGGTGACGCGAATGCTGGAAAGCGAGCGGGCAAAACTGCTCCATCTTGAGGAGAGAATTCACGAGCGAATGGTGAACCAGGAAGAAGCGGTGGGAGCGGTGGCCGATGCTATCCGAAGAAGCCGAGCAGGGCTTCAGGATGAAAAGAGGCCGATCGGTTCGTTCATCTTCCTCGGGACGACCGGTGTCGGAAAGACCGAGCTTGCGCGTTCCCTCGCCGAGGTCTTGTTTAACGACGAGGAAGCTATCGTCCGGATAGACATGAGCGAATACATGGAGAAATTCTCTGTGTCTCGGCTGATCGGCGCTCCTCCGGGTTATGTCGGTTATGAAGAAGGGGGACAGCTTACGGAAGCCGTGCGGCGGAGACCGTATTCGGTGATCTTGCTGGATGAAATTGAAAAGGCCCATCCCGAAGTGTTCAACGTCCTCCTGCAGCTTCTCGACGACGGAAGGTTGACCGACTCGAAAGGGCGGACGGTCAATTTCAAGAACACCGTGGTGATCATGACGTCGAACCTCGGTTCACAGCTTATCCAGCAAAAAATTTCCGGGAGTGAGACTGATGAAGACTGGGCAAATATTCACGGGGAGCTCCGTGCCGAGCTCTTTGAAATGCTTCGCCAGTCGATTCGCCCGGAATTCTTGAATCGGGTTGACGAGATCATCCTCTTCAAGCCGCTCTCGCGAAACGACATTAAGAAGGTTGTCGATTTGCAGCTCCACCGGGTTGCCGGGCTTCTCGCAAAGAAGGAGATGAAGCTTTCGGTCTCCGAGGAAGCCAAAGAATGGCTTGCCAAACTTGGTTACGACCCAAGTTACGGAGCGCGCCCTCTTAAACGCGTCATTCAGAAACACATTGTCAATGTGCTCTCGGAACGAATCTTGGCCGGAGATTTTTCCGACAGAGACAACGTCGAAATCGTTCTCGATAGGGAGGGTGTCATAGGCTTCCGAAAGCTCAAAGAATCCGCTTAG
- a CDS encoding type III pantothenate kinase, translating to MILAVDIGNTHTVFGIYDKKKLLGDWRVTSFVSRTEDEFGSLVKTFCADVGIPAKKISEFGISSVVPNLTDVMQRMSKKYFKIEPVVVSSALPLGITILVEDPPSVGADRLCNAVAGYAKYKGPLVIIDFGTATTFDVVSKKGEYLGGVIAPGIETSAAELHRRAARLPKIDIHFPKTIVGKNTVSSMQSGILYGALDSMETMVRRISKEIDDYPTIIATGGFSELMMKHSKVINKHEPTLVLEGIRIIVEKLTGKKK from the coding sequence ATGATACTAGCAGTCGACATCGGAAACACACACACGGTCTTCGGAATTTATGACAAGAAAAAACTGCTCGGCGACTGGCGGGTGACGAGTTTCGTCTCCCGGACCGAGGATGAATTCGGCAGCCTGGTCAAAACATTCTGCGCAGACGTCGGGATTCCGGCAAAGAAGATCTCCGAATTCGGCATTTCATCAGTTGTGCCGAATTTGACCGACGTGATGCAGCGGATGTCGAAAAAATATTTCAAGATCGAGCCGGTCGTGGTCTCCTCCGCCCTTCCGCTGGGGATCACGATCCTTGTCGAGGACCCTCCTTCCGTCGGCGCCGACCGGCTGTGCAACGCCGTAGCCGGTTATGCGAAATATAAAGGTCCGCTTGTCATTATCGACTTCGGGACGGCGACGACATTCGACGTCGTCTCGAAAAAAGGGGAATACCTCGGCGGCGTCATTGCGCCGGGCATTGAAACATCCGCCGCGGAACTGCACCGCCGCGCTGCGAGGCTGCCGAAGATCGACATCCATTTCCCCAAGACCATCGTGGGCAAAAACACGGTGAGCAGTATGCAGTCCGGCATTCTCTACGGGGCGCTCGACTCCATGGAGACAATGGTGCGCCGCATCTCAAAGGAAATAGACGATTATCCGACCATCATTGCCACCGGAGGATTTTCGGAGCTGATGATGAAACATTCAAAGGTCATCAACAAGCATGAACCGACGCTCGTGCTCGAAGGAATTCGGATCATCGTGGAAAAATTGACAGGGAAGAAGAAATAG
- a CDS encoding two-component regulator propeller domain-containing protein has product MRTGAWGFYSSANSPLGNNVYDVAQGADATFYFASFPVTTLKNGTFSSIPFDSIPYAYDILVDRMGRLWGSTSSAVYQDAPNGWTQFIYGIGEGNHLVVAEDSAANIWCGADGSLSYYDTLGWHMVEFYQLLGPGGNVTSITAAEDSSIWFGTSTWCLGHQPHGGQLIGWTNLVAAPPTGIAVRHDTVWVAANGLFRGIGNSWTQLATSDGLADSIAVSAAFDRWGQLWIGHRSGRLSIQEKGGWKTKSLHSSLPDYHCSSVAAAPDGLLAIATENNGISIFDGSSWQTIRSGLPSDTITVLRYDHEGNLWAGTPSGIGMYDGKAWKIYTTSDGLLSNEIVALAISKDDTVWCVAGTSLAHFDGASWKSKLIPANTGVQRLRDLAIDSSGRVWAAADSGILRFDGVAFQHYFPLTKHSGMNSIAIGFNDVKWCGSDSAGGWQFNDTSWTPLDWMNAGPAPVTSIRVGRDGSVWIGSSSSEGNIYRFNGNAWSHFSETDGLSGGPINDFAFDARGNVWIAAEMGTTVYNANGVAISSIPPRQQQIPIVADLRQNYPNPFNPATRIEFTLAEQSYVVIDVYNILGQLVRTIVRQWLVPGKYAMEFDGVGLPSGVYLYRMSASGNAARYVQSKKMILIR; this is encoded by the coding sequence TTGCGTACAGGTGCGTGGGGATTTTATTCGAGCGCGAACAGCCCTCTCGGGAATAATGTCTATGATGTTGCACAAGGCGCTGATGCAACTTTCTATTTTGCATCGTTCCCCGTTACGACCCTTAAGAATGGAACGTTTTCGTCGATCCCTTTTGACTCGATACCGTACGCATATGACATCCTAGTAGATAGAATGGGCCGGCTTTGGGGCAGTACATCGTCTGCGGTGTACCAGGACGCGCCAAACGGTTGGACACAGTTCATTTATGGAATCGGAGAGGGCAACCATCTCGTCGTTGCGGAAGACAGTGCGGCGAACATCTGGTGCGGAGCAGATGGCAGTTTGAGCTATTACGATACGCTCGGTTGGCATATGGTCGAATTCTATCAACTGCTAGGTCCTGGAGGAAACGTAACCTCCATAACTGCCGCTGAGGACAGTTCCATCTGGTTTGGCACCAGCACTTGGTGTCTCGGGCATCAGCCGCATGGTGGACAGCTCATCGGCTGGACAAACCTCGTCGCAGCGCCGCCGACAGGGATCGCCGTCCGTCACGACACGGTATGGGTTGCGGCGAACGGCCTATTCCGCGGAATTGGCAACTCATGGACTCAACTTGCAACGTCCGACGGACTCGCCGATAGCATTGCCGTCAGCGCGGCATTCGACCGATGGGGACAACTTTGGATCGGCCACAGAAGCGGACGCCTTTCGATTCAGGAAAAAGGGGGTTGGAAGACGAAATCATTGCATAGTTCCCTTCCAGACTACCACTGTTCGAGCGTTGCCGCAGCGCCTGACGGGCTCTTGGCAATCGCGACTGAAAATAACGGAATATCGATCTTTGACGGCAGTTCATGGCAGACGATTCGGTCCGGATTACCGTCTGATACGATCACAGTTCTTCGATACGACCATGAAGGAAATCTTTGGGCGGGAACGCCATCGGGCATCGGAATGTATGACGGTAAAGCGTGGAAGATCTATACAACGTCCGACGGCCTTCTTTCAAACGAGATCGTTGCTTTGGCCATCTCGAAGGATGACACCGTATGGTGTGTCGCCGGAACATCCCTTGCGCACTTCGATGGCGCCTCGTGGAAATCGAAGCTCATTCCGGCAAACACCGGTGTCCAACGCTTGAGAGATCTCGCGATCGATTCTTCCGGCAGGGTCTGGGCAGCCGCCGATTCAGGAATACTCCGGTTCGACGGCGTTGCTTTTCAACATTATTTTCCGCTAACGAAACACAGCGGGATGAATTCGATAGCGATCGGGTTCAATGATGTCAAATGGTGTGGCAGCGATAGCGCGGGCGGCTGGCAATTCAACGATACTTCATGGACTCCGCTTGACTGGATGAATGCCGGCCCGGCGCCGGTTACATCCATCCGGGTCGGCCGGGACGGTTCGGTATGGATCGGTTCGTCATCCAGTGAAGGAAATATCTATCGATTTAACGGAAATGCATGGAGTCATTTTTCTGAAACGGACGGCCTGTCTGGCGGGCCCATTAATGATTTCGCATTCGATGCGAGAGGGAATGTCTGGATAGCCGCTGAAATGGGGACGACGGTATACAACGCCAACGGCGTGGCGATCTCCAGCATCCCGCCGAGACAACAGCAAATTCCTATCGTCGCCGATTTAAGACAAAACTATCCAAATCCATTCAATCCGGCGACGAGAATTGAATTCACTCTTGCAGAACAAAGCTACGTTGTGATCGATGTGTACAACATCCTTGGACAATTGGTCAGAACTATCGTCCGCCAGTGGTTGGTCCCGGGGAAGTATGCGATGGAATTTGACGGAGTCGGGTTGCCGAGCGGCGTTTATCTCTATCGCATGTCGGCTTCAGGAAACGCCGCTCGGTATGTTCAAAGCAAGAAAATGATTCTCATCCGCTGA